The following are encoded together in the Apis mellifera strain DH4 linkage group LG4, Amel_HAv3.1, whole genome shotgun sequence genome:
- the LOC411038 gene encoding uncharacterized protein LOC411038 isoform X3, with product MKQEQRPRRQALFQIAKVLWHLDIFRRSFRELSGHACMRESCIFCALKDLFSQLQFSQESALPPDTLRRALAESFLDQQRFQLGFMDDAAECFENILLRIHLHIASGEAEDMCSARHCVPHQKFAMTLVEQSVCGACGATSEPLPFTQMVHYVSASALTSQARQTPPNSRNSPDLFGQLLRKAGGMGDIRDCPSSCGAKIQICRTLMNRPEIVSVGVVWDSERPSLEHIMDVFATVGTSLRLSDVFHSVVDSRWGASTVHNLVGVVTYYGKHYSTFFFHTKLKVWIYFDDATVKEIGPRWEQVVEKCRRGRYQPLLLLYATPGGTPVNTENAPKTVTPFPNGNGLKTPPKNNVRRSITPSPEKPSINSTARRAITPNPDSPPHPYTQRRIYSDYQNLTDIQNNIFGNQGVDTVDGEVESKYISRRAVENVMQQQKKQQMQLTRSLSAGSTPQDAISIPDHLNVPRRRDSGNWSGDRNSASSSSSTTMDNPYLYIVNKMQRNSGVPKSPTSKSGELSSSSSGHYDAGYDSYSLSSTDSLPLQQGLKHNLQLAQIPEGYQASSGDDCERLCKETDALLDKSRAAEDAGDLSTAVALCSAASSKARAAMDAPYNNPHTITIARMKHNTCVMRTRSLHRRMLQEQATANGEKEEGTLEGRHSRENSKSGQHSRQSSRDKGNHSRQNSRELLVNAPTATSDKPTTKSIEIYATLPKKKTLRSKATAVNVIEDEEYMLYDRPMQRTGLFSRTKRCDDDKKDKKRARSEERNKNVSKDFSIAPTRSSPSPKGAKVEKSKENVIDANVANNARNSQSSSTGGEQQKQGKKQHKIRRKLLMGGLIKRKNRSMPDLREGQDGQTNASAEGASNTLPKQSVDDSSVGLKGNEVCQSLSGYLSEGHLEFTGNNNGSPSSTSNPNLERSRLMRKSFHGSAGKVLHVAKVPPPPPLRTTSQLSKSKCSGEVHNEQQSEKSIYPASDGQCNPSNPSQEQNGAYWNHVNATNSGGGASRTSNYTDYSSESHSLPFLPSYAMEQNAANVPPSCPSSYNSKPRIQDDVVQYANGILYEPTFVVTRADVHNEQSPVKQQNQLDSLPPYPESGNVSHSRQPSEDFPPPPYPSIHSVSHSRQASEDFPPPPPPIDETSTNHIQESQQQYQHQYQQQQQQQQQQQQQQQYQQQYQQQQAAVSTQQQRQQELDNQHIITLLSQLQMKRDQIMTCDPSREEKRLEDQEEEEKSSGVTWLRELQAKQAERRMKKQGPFEQDATKGRSSAPSIQGPTIARRTSDLMMNSLGQNYDQTSRDVPDCPRVVSSVKDMAARFEQIKLQPVKTEPEQKISMKQNVNCVSPSLMEASQDVQREEESRPMKLSTENLANFTKTESNQSIMNSSFESSSSQNSFISTTAPSNVMQTQQSGLNQAIMSMSLTLPHENGLPIDYPEDDISEVAMQNTIQNTTILPSEDDIAPRKVKRRIGKKKSVSFCDQVVLVATAEDDEKDSYIPNPILERVLRSAMNKPETAQVLREIRSLQEAEMNRENCAPTKFQQQTLPLKSEADSVPATPYQDQLRSVNPIPIPETVKPPLGRQNSNESVGSLSDKKLCGSYGNEGQDVVRDSYTGLPNVSKPPTSYSPQLQQQIRYSQNGYMPYLQSQSTYPQAQMSHPRNQAIPLSQTQKPASPYPTQIQYTQNNVQQQKSICQKSTYQTYYQLEQQHNQMNKQMSQQQQQQPNVNQRIMNHNASPITVQHSQQQFAYPPTQSPNPYQNQYSHSSYQGYSYQTTVPQHGRINQPLPQYQPPPNPPTSYQQQQQQQQQQNMQNYQQRHDNYQRSPQKVDQQNILAPNQTYPNALQNGQIQSNMKYPTYQHPPVSKQSKQMHFAPTSKGSSTVTQSSASSLQKPTTVGGIARTAPCHLCRKKQVTEPAIYCSDCDFYMSRFRPKN from the exons GACCTTTTCTCCCAGCTGCAGTTTTCGCAAGAGAGCGCGTTGCCTCCTGACACGCTGCGCCGTGCTCTGGCCGAGAGTTTTCTCGACCAGCAAAGATTCCAGCTTGGATTCATGGACGACGCGGCGGAATGTTTC GAAAACATTCTTCTGCGCATACATCTTCACATCGCCAGCGGGGAGGCGGAAGACATGTGCAGCGCCAGACACTGCGTGCCTCATCAAAAGTTCGCCATGACATTGGTCGAGCAAAGCGTTTGCGGAGCTTGTGGTGCTACCTCAGAGCCTCTGCCTTTTACACAG ATGGTTCACTACGTATCAGCATCAGCACTGACGTCGCAGGCTCGTCAAACACCGCCGAATTCTCGAAACAGTCCCGATCTATTCGGTCAGCTCCTTCGAAAAGCCGGAGGCATGGGCGACATCAGAGATTGTCCA AGCTCTTGCGGCGCGAAAATACAAATATGCCGGACTCTGATGAACCGACCGGAAATCGTTTCCGTCGGAGTCGTATGGGACAGCGAACGGCCTTCGTTGGAGCATATCATGGACGTTTTCGCTACCGTGGGAACGTCCCTCAGATTGAGCGATGTTTTCCACAGTGTGGTGGACTCTAGATGGGGCGCCTCGACCGTGCATAATCTCGTTGGAGTCGTTACGTATTACGGGAAACACTACTCCACCTTCTTCTTCCACACTAAACTCAAG GTATGGATCTACTTTGACGACGCGACCGTGAAGGAGATTGGTCCACGTTGGGAGCAAGTGGTGGAGAAATGCAGAAGGGGCAGATATCAACCGCTGCTTCTGCTGTACGCAACCCCCGGTGGGACTCCAGTGAACACGGAAAACGCCCCGAAAACGGTGACTCCTTTCCCGAACGGAAATGGGCTGAAGACACCCCCGAAGAATAATGTTCGACGATCGATCACCCCCAGCCCGGAAAAACCATCCATCAACAGCACAGCCAGACGTGCCATCACGCCCAATCCAGACAGCCCCCCTCACCCTTACACGCAGCGTAGGATTTACAGCGATTATCAGAACCTGACCGATatacagaataatatatttgggaATCAG GGAGTTGATACCGTGGACGGGGAGGTGGAGTCGAAGTACATCAGTCGACGCGCGGTCGAGAACGTGATGCAGCAGCAGAAGAAGCAACAAATGCAGCTGACGCGTAGCCTGAGCGCGGGCTCGACACCCCAGGACGCCATCAGTATTCCGGATCACTTGAACGTGCCGAGGAGGCGGGATTCCGGGAACTGGTCGGGCGATCGGAACAGCGCCTCCTCGAGTTCCTCCACGACGATGGACAACCCGTATCTGTACATCGTGAATAAAATGCAGAGGAACTCGGGCGTGCCGAAGAGCCCGACCAGCAAATCTGGAGAACTCTCGAGCAGCAGCAGCGGCCATTACGACGCCGGATACGATTCGTATTCCTTGTCTTCCACGGACAGCCTTCCGCTCCAACAGGGTCTGAAGCATAATCTGCAG CTTGCCCAGATCCCGGAAGGCTACCAAGCTTCCTCAGGCGACGACTGCGAACGTCTCTGCAAGGAAACGGACGCGCTGTTGGACAAATCCCGAGCGGCCGAGGATGCAGGGGATCTCAGCACAGCTGTCGCTCTGTGCAGCGCAGCCAGCAGCAAAGCTAGAGCTGCCATGGACGCGCCTTACAACAACCCTCACACCATCACCATAGCGAGGATGAAGCACAATACTTGCGTGATGAGAACAAGGAGTTTGCACAGAAGGATGTTGCAGGAGCAAGCAACGGCCAATGGAGAAAAGGAAG AAGGCACGCTGGAAGGCAGGCATTCTCGAGAGAACAGTAAATCAGGCCAACACTCTCGACAGAGTTCCAGAGACAAAGGGAACCATTCCAGGCAAAACAGTCGAGAACTTTTGGTGAACGCTCCAACCGCGACTAGCGACAAGCCTACCACGAAGAGCATCGAGATTTATGCCACGTTGCCAAAAAAGAAGACTCTGCGCAGCAAGGCGACGGCTGTGAACGTGATCGAGGATGAGGAGTACATGTTGTACGACCGGCCGATGCAAAGGACGGGCCTGTTCAGCCGTACGAAGCGTTGCGACGACGACAAGAAGGACAAGAAACGGGCTCGCAGCGAGGAGAGGAACAAGAACGTCTCGAAAGACTTCTCCATCGCGCCTACCCGATCCTCACCCTCGCCCAAGGGAGCAAAAGTGGAGAAGTCGAAGGAGAACGTCATCGACGCGAACGTTGCCAACAACGCGAGGAATTCTCAATCGAGTAGCACGGGCGGGGAGCAGCAGAAACAGGGCAAGAAGCAGCACAAGATCCGCAGGAAACTGTTGATGGGTGGATTGATCAAGAGGAAGAACAGAAGCATGCCGGATCTGCGCGAAGGGCAGGATGGACAAACGAACGCTAGCGCGGAGGGAGCCTCCAACACCTTGCCAAAGCAGTCGGTGGACGATTCCAGTGTCGGTTTGAAGGGGAACGAGGTGTGCCAATCATTGAGCGGTTACCTGTCAGAGGGTCATCTCGAGTTCACGGGAAACAACAACGGTAGCCCGAGCAGTACGAGCAATCCGAATCTGGAGAGAAGTCGTCTGATGAGGAAGAGCTTCCACGGAAGTGCTGGCAAAGTGTTACACGTGGCGAAGGTTCCACCGCCTCCTCCGCTCAGGACCACTTCTCAGCTTAGCAAGTCTAAGTGTTCGGGCGAAGTGCACAACGAGCAGCAATCCGAGAAATCGATCTACCCGGCCTCGGACGGTCAGTGTAATCCGTCGAATCCGTCCCAAGAGCAGAACGGGGCGTATTGGAATCACGTGAACGCGACCAATTCGGGTGGCGGGGCGAGCAGAACGTCCAACTATACCGACTACTCGTCCGAGTCTCATTCCCTTCCCTTTTTGCCCTCTTACGCTATGGAGCAGAACGCTGCGAATGTACCCCCGTCCTGTCCGTCGAGTTACAACAGCAAACCGAGAATCCAGGATGACGTGGTGCAGTACGCCAATGGTATCCTGTACGAGCCCACGTTCGTGGTCACCAGAGCGGATGTGCACAACGAGCAGAGCCCTGTGAAACAGCAGAATCAGTTGGACTCGTTGCCTCCCTACCCCGAGAGCGGGAACGTTTCTCACTCGAGGCAACCCAGCGAAGATTTTCCACCCCCACCGTATCCCTCTATTCACTCTGTGTCCCATTCGAGGCAAGCGAGCGAGGACTTTCCACCTCCCCCGCCTCCGATCGACGAGACCTCTACTAATCACATTCAGGAGAGTCAGCAACAGTACCAGCATCAGTatcagcagcagcagcagcagcagcagcagcagcaacaacagcaacagtATCAGCAGCAGTATCAGCAGCAACAGGCGGCCGTGTCAACGCAGCAACAACGTCAACAGGAATTGGACAATCAGCATATTATCACTCTGTTGTCTCAATTGCAGATGAAGAGGGATCAGATTATGACCTGTGACCCGTCCAGGGAGGAGAAGAGGCTCGAGGatcaggaggaggaggagaaatcgTCCGGTGTGACCTGGCTGCGCGAGTTGCAAGCTAAACAGGCGGAGAGGAGGATGAAGAAACAGGGCCCGTTCGAGCAGGATGCAACGAAGGGTAGATCGTCGGCTCCTAGCATACAAGGGCCGACGATCGCTCGAAGAACGAGCGATCTTATGATGAACAGTCTTGGGCAAAATTATGATCAGACTAGTCGCGACGTACCTGATTGTCCAAGAGTTGTTTCCTCCGTGAAAGACATGGCGGCTAGATTCGAGCAGATTAAGCTGCAGCCGGTGAAAACGGAGCCCGAGCAGAAGATCTCGATGAAGCAAAATGTGAATTGCGTTTCCCCTTCGTTGATGGAGGCTTCTCAGGATGTGCAGCGCGAGGAGGAATCGAGGCCGATGAAGCTTTCTACGGAAAATCTGGCCAACTTTACCAAAACTGAATCGAACCAGTCGATCATGAATTCGAGTTTCGAGTCGAGCTCGAGTCAGAACAGTTTCATCTCGACCACAGCCCCGAGTAATGTCATGCAAACGCAGCAAAGTGGATTAAACCAGGCCATCATGTCCATGTCTTTGACACTGCCGCACGAGAATGGTTTGCCTATCGACTATCCCGAGGATGACATCAGCGAGGTCGCCATGCAGAATACTATTCAGAACACGACGATTCTTCCGAGCGAAGATGATATCGCGCCCAGGAAGGTGAAACGACGAatagggaagaaaaagagcgTGTCGTTCTGCGATCAAGTAGTGCTGGTGGCCACTGCAGAGGACGACGAGAAAGACTCTTACATACCCAATCCCATCCTCGAAAGAGTTCTACGTTCGGCGATGAACAAACCGGAAACTGCCCAAGTTCTTCGAGAGATAAGAAGTCTTCAAGAAGCGGAGATGAATCGAGAGAATTGCGCCCCTACCAAATTTCAACAGCAAACTCTACCGTTGAAAAGTGAGGCTGACAGTGTTCCCGCGACCCCTTATCAAGATCAATTAAGAAGTGTGAACCCAATACCTATCCCAGAAACTGTTAAACCTCCTTTGGGAAGGCAAAATTCCAACGAATCTGTTGGATCGTTGTCGGACAAGAAATTGTGCGGTTCCTACGGCAACGAGGGACAAGATGTTGTGAGAGACAGTTACACAGGGCTTCCAAATGTTTCCAAACCACCCACGTCCTACTCCCCTCAGCTTCAACAGCAGATAAGATACTCTCAAAATGGATACATGCCATATTTGCAATCCCAGTCAACGTATCCTCAAGCGCAGATGTCTCATCCGAGGAATCAGGCCATTCCTCTGTCCCAAACCCAGAAACCAGCCAGCCCTTACCCCACACAAATTCAATATACTCAGAACAACGTGCAACAACAAAAATCAATATGCCAAAAGAGCACCTATCAGACTTACTACCAACTCGAGCAACAGCACAACCAGATGAACAAACAAATGtcccaacaacaacaacaacagccgAACGTGAACCAGAGAATCATGAATCACAATGCTAGCCCTATAACTGTTCAACACTCGCAGCAGCAATTCGCGTATCCGCCAACTCAATCCCCGAATCCGTACCAGAACCAATACAGCCACAGTTCCTATCAAGGTTATTCCTACCAAACTACCGTTCCTCAGCACGGTAGAATAAACCAACCGCTTCCGCAGTATCAGCCACCGCCCAATCCGCCAACCTCTtatcaacaacaacaacaacaacaacaacaacagaaTATGCAAAATTACCAACAAAGACACGATAATTATCAGAGATCGCCGCAAAAGGTCGACCAGCAGAACATATTGGCGCCCAATCAGACGTATCCAAACGCGTTGCAGAACGGTCAAATCCAGTCGAACATGAAATATCCAACTTACCAGCATCCTCCGGTCTCGAAGCAGAGCAAACAGATGCACTTCGCCCCTACGTCGAAGGGGAGCTCGACCGTCACCCAATCGTCCGCGTCTTCTTTGCAGAAACCAACCACGGTCGGAGGAATTGCCAGAACGGCGCCTTGCCATCTCTGCCGGAAGAAGCAGGTGACCGAACCCGCCATTTATTGTTCGGACTGCGACTTTTACATGTCCCGTTTCCGGCCAAAAAATTGA